The Akkermansia muciniphila genome includes the window CACCGTGCCGCCGGAAAGCGCGGAATGCCGCGGGCGCGTCAACCAGCTTATCCGGGCGTACCGGGTCATGGGGCACCAGTGCTCCCACTTCAATCCCCTGGCCTCCCCGGACAAGGCGTGCACCCCCGTCAACCTGGAGGAAATGGGCTTCCGGGAGGAGGACATGGACCAGCCCGCCAACATCGGCACGTTCATGGACGGCCGGACGTTCACCCTGCGTGAAATCATCAGCCACCTGCAAAAAACCTACTGCGGAGCCATCGGGTTTGAATACCACCACATAGACAATCTGGAAATCCGCTCCTGGATTGAAGAAAAAATCAAGCTCCGGGCGAACGGCGTGGACTACGGCCCGGAGGTCCGGCGGGACGCCTTCTTCCATCTCTGCAAGGCGGAATTGTTTGAGGAATTCCTGGGCAAGCGCTTCATCGGGGAAAAACGCTTCTCCCTGGAAGGAGGGGAAGGCGCCATCGTCCTGCTGGACGCGCTCGTCAAGCGGTGCCCCGCCGCCGGCGTCTCCCACATTGAAATGGGCATGGCCCACCGCGGAAGGCTGAACGTGCTTGCCAATATCCTTCACAAGCCGCTGAAAACCATCTTCCATGAATTCACGCCGGACTACCTGCCGGAATCCCCCATCGGCAGGAGCGATGTGAAGTACCACCTGGGCTATGCCACCACGCGCCATGTGGACGGGCAGGAACTCCACGTGCGCCTCTCCTCCAATCCCAGCCACCTGGAAGCCGTCTATCCCGTGGTGGAAGGCCGGGCCAGGGCCATGCAGCACAATCTGGAAGACGCGGAGCGCAAGCATGTGCTGCCGCTGGTCCTGCATGGAGACGCCGCCTTTGCCGGACAGGGGCTCGTGGCGGAAGTGCTGAACCTCTCCCTGCTGAAAGGCTACCGGACGGGGGGCACCGTGCACCTCATCATCAATAACCAGATCGGCTTCACCACCAGCCCGGACGAGGCCCGCTCCTCCCGCTACGCCACGGACGTGGCGCAGATGCTCCAGTCCCCCATCCTCCATATCAACGGAGAAAGCCCGGAGGACCTGGTCTGGGCGGCGGAATTCGCCCTCCAGTTCCGCCAGCAGTTCGGGCGGGACATCATTCTGGACATGTACTGCTACCGCCGCCTGGGGCACAATGAAACGGACCAGGCCGCCTTCACCGCGCCCATGCAGACCAAACGGATTGAGGCGCGCCCCACCGCAGCCGCCCTGTACGGAACGGAACTCAGGGAGCGCGGAGAACTGACGGCCCAGCAGGAGCATGACATCCGGGAACACATCTGGGACGGGATGGAACAGGCCCTGCAGCAGATGAAGGAAAACCCGGCTGATTACATCCTCCCCGCCACCTCGCAGGACGCGGATGAAACACCCATCCCGCGCACCAGCGTGCGCACGGGGATCAGCCCTGAATTGTTCCAAAGCGTCGGAAACATCCTGACGGAACTGCCGGACGGCTTCACCCCGCATCCCACGCTGGAAAAACGCTTCCTCTCACGCCGCCGGGAAGCCTTCCGTGACGGCGGACTGCTGGACTGGGGCATGGCGGAAGCCCTGGCGTGGGGCAGCCTGCTTACGGAAGACCACCACATCCGCCTGTCCGGCCAGGACTGCCAGCGCGGCACCTTCTCCCACAGGCACGCCGTCCTGCATGATTTCAACGACGGCTCCCTGTATACCCCCCTGGAAAAGCTGAACCACGGCACTACTACGTTCCGCATTTACAATTCCTCCCTCTCGGAGGCCTCCGTGCTGGGCTTTGAATACGGCTACGCGCTGGACAGCCCGGACGCGCTGGTCATGTGGGAGGCCCAGTTCGGGGACTTCGCCAACGGGGCGCAGGTCATCGTGGACCAGTTCATTGCAGCCGCGGAGGCCAAATGGCACCAGAAGAACCGCATCGTGCTGCTGCTTCCCCACGGCTATGAAGGGGCGGGCTCTGAACATTCCAGCGCCCGGATGGAACGCTATCTCCAGCTCTGCGCGGACGACAACATGCAGGTCATCAACCCCACCACCCCGGCGCAGTACTTCCACGCCCTGCGCCGCCAGGTGCACCAGAACGTGCACAAGCCGCTGATCGTCTTCACGCCCAAAAGCCTGCTCTCCCGTGCGGAGGCCGTTTCCCCCCACCGGGAATTCCTGGCTCCCTCCCGCTTTCATGAAGTGCTTCCGGACCCGGACGCTCCCGCGCCGGACCAGGTGATGCGCGCCGTCTTCTGCACCGGGAAAGTTTACTATGACCTGGCCGCCTACCGGAAGGAGCGGAACATTTCAGACACAATCATTATCCGCCTGGAACAAATCTACCCGCTGGCCCAGGAACAGCTCACCTACCTGCTGGCTCCCTACCAGAAGGTGCGCGACTTCGTCTGGTGCCAGGAGGAACCCTCCAACATGGGCGCCTGGGGCCACCTGCGGAACAGGCTGGGACGCCTCTTCGCCACCTCCTTCCGCTATGCGGGGCGGCCGCCCATGGCTTGCCCTGCGGAGGGCGCCAAGGCCCTGCACGCCGCCGCGCAAAAACGTCTCATCGCCACCGCCTTCGGGCCGCGGGCGCAATCCTGAACCATCCTTATTCCATGAGCGACATCCTGATCCCCAACTTCGGAGAATCCATCACCACCGCCACTGTGGCCGCGTGGCACAAGAATGCCGGTGACCCGGTAGCCAAAGGCGACACCCTGGTAACTCTGGAAACGGACAAGGTTTCCACAGACCTGGAGGCGGACGAAAACGGCGTGCTGGAAATCATGGTTCCGGAAGGAGCGGAAGCTCCTATCGGGGCTGTCCTGGGCCATATCTCCTCCGCTGCCGGAACCGCCGCCGCACCGGAAAAGGAAGACGCTCCCGCGCCGCCGGAACCGCAGAAAACCGCAACGCCGGAAACACGGGAGGAACCGGCTTCCACAGCCCCCGCCGCCGGGACTGAATCCCCGGAGCAAAAATCGGAAAAGCAAATGTCCGCCCCGGAACAGAATTCCACTGGAGAGAGCGGAAAGCCTGAAAAGGAAGCTCCCCCGCGCTTTATCAGGAAGCCCATGAGCCCCCTGCGCCGCACCATCGCGGCCCGGCTGGTGGAGGCCCAGCACCAGGCGGCCATCCTCACCACTTTCAACGAGTGCGACATGTCTGCCGTGATGGAACTCCGCAAACAATTCAATGCGAACTACCGGGAACAGTATGGGACCAAGCTTGGTTTCATGAGCTTCTTCATCAAGGCGGTGGTCAAGGCCCTGCAGGAGGTGCCCCAGGTCAACGCCAGAATTGACGGCACGGACATTGTGGAAAACCTGTATTACGACATTTCCGTGGCCATCGGAACGGACAAGGGCCTCGTGGTCCCCGTGCTGCGAGACTGCGACCGGAAAACGCTCCCGGAGCTGGAACTGGAACTCGCCGCCCTGGCAGAAAAAGTGCGCGGCGGAAGCCTGTCCATGCAGGACCTGCAAGGGGGCTGCTTCACCATCTCCAACGGGGGAACGTACGGCTCCCTGCTCTCCACTCCCATCCTGAACCCGCCCCAGAGCGGCATTCTGGGCATGCACGCCATCCAGGAACGCCCCGTTGTCCGGGACGGCCAGATCGTCGCCCGGCCCATGATGTACCTGGCCCTTTCCTATGACCACCGCCTGGTGGACGGCAAGCAGGCCGTACAATTCCTCATTGCCGTGAAAAACGCCGTGGAGAATCCGGTATTTGAGCTGTGAGGCGTCGCGGAGGAAAAGTCTAAATACTAAGAGGAAAGGCTGAATGTCTTTCCTCTTTACAGTTTTTCCCGGGAATCAGTTCTTCCGGCATGTTGCTTCAGGAAAACTGGAATGAATCAGGCCACCGTCCCAGGCGGTTGTCTTTCGGCCAAACCATGGAATATTTTTTCTTCCGTCTCTCCTGATCAGAGATTTTCCCGCTCTTGTAAAATCGCAAGAGCGGTTTTCCGCCCCTTTTGAAACCATAGATGAAACACCTAAGGAGCGACGCAAGCCTTGGGGCAACTGAAAAGAAAATGAGAAAAAGAGCCCCGTTCCGGGGCTCTTCCCGTGAAAACCGTTACATGTGGATGGCGATTCCCTCGGAAGCCAGCATGGATTCATGGATGGCCTCCGACAGCGTGGGATGGGCAAAGATGGTGGCGTGGATGTCCTCGTCCGTCAGTTCCGCCTGAATGCCGATACC containing:
- a CDS encoding 2-oxoglutarate dehydrogenase E1 component: MNASIFSRLAPEEITALHESWKNDPLSVDPLWAAWFEGYELGSGGAPQERGNTGNGTDASPYTVPPESAECRGRVNQLIRAYRVMGHQCSHFNPLASPDKACTPVNLEEMGFREEDMDQPANIGTFMDGRTFTLREIISHLQKTYCGAIGFEYHHIDNLEIRSWIEEKIKLRANGVDYGPEVRRDAFFHLCKAELFEEFLGKRFIGEKRFSLEGGEGAIVLLDALVKRCPAAGVSHIEMGMAHRGRLNVLANILHKPLKTIFHEFTPDYLPESPIGRSDVKYHLGYATTRHVDGQELHVRLSSNPSHLEAVYPVVEGRARAMQHNLEDAERKHVLPLVLHGDAAFAGQGLVAEVLNLSLLKGYRTGGTVHLIINNQIGFTTSPDEARSSRYATDVAQMLQSPILHINGESPEDLVWAAEFALQFRQQFGRDIILDMYCYRRLGHNETDQAAFTAPMQTKRIEARPTAAALYGTELRERGELTAQQEHDIREHIWDGMEQALQQMKENPADYILPATSQDADETPIPRTSVRTGISPELFQSVGNILTELPDGFTPHPTLEKRFLSRRREAFRDGGLLDWGMAEALAWGSLLTEDHHIRLSGQDCQRGTFSHRHAVLHDFNDGSLYTPLEKLNHGTTTFRIYNSSLSEASVLGFEYGYALDSPDALVMWEAQFGDFANGAQVIVDQFIAAAEAKWHQKNRIVLLLPHGYEGAGSEHSSARMERYLQLCADDNMQVINPTTPAQYFHALRRQVHQNVHKPLIVFTPKSLLSRAEAVSPHREFLAPSRFHEVLPDPDAPAPDQVMRAVFCTGKVYYDLAAYRKERNISDTIIIRLEQIYPLAQEQLTYLLAPYQKVRDFVWCQEEPSNMGAWGHLRNRLGRLFATSFRYAGRPPMACPAEGAKALHAAAQKRLIATAFGPRAQS
- the sucB gene encoding dihydrolipoyllysine-residue succinyltransferase → MSDILIPNFGESITTATVAAWHKNAGDPVAKGDTLVTLETDKVSTDLEADENGVLEIMVPEGAEAPIGAVLGHISSAAGTAAAPEKEDAPAPPEPQKTATPETREEPASTAPAAGTESPEQKSEKQMSAPEQNSTGESGKPEKEAPPRFIRKPMSPLRRTIAARLVEAQHQAAILTTFNECDMSAVMELRKQFNANYREQYGTKLGFMSFFIKAVVKALQEVPQVNARIDGTDIVENLYYDISVAIGTDKGLVVPVLRDCDRKTLPELELELAALAEKVRGGSLSMQDLQGGCFTISNGGTYGSLLSTPILNPPQSGILGMHAIQERPVVRDGQIVARPMMYLALSYDHRLVDGKQAVQFLIAVKNAVENPVFEL